The proteins below come from a single Edaphobacter acidisoli genomic window:
- a CDS encoding SDR family NAD(P)-dependent oxidoreductase, producing the protein MTQFATYPSLKDRVVVISGGANGIGESIVEAFHQQQAKVWFLDIDRSAAESLIARLSDKPNTPKFVECDLTNIAALQQAAAEITSHHKSIDILINNAGNDTRHSVEEVTPDLWNKYLALNLHHQFFLTQALLPAIRQSGHGSIINMSSISWIIPGTNLAAYNTAKAGIVGLTRTLAHELGPDGIRVNCVLPGAIMTERQRRLWFTETYQTEILSRQALKRMIQPEEVSRLLLFLAADDSSAITNQSYIIDAGWI; encoded by the coding sequence ATGACCCAATTCGCTACCTACCCCAGCCTCAAAGACCGCGTCGTCGTCATCTCCGGAGGCGCAAACGGAATCGGCGAATCCATCGTCGAAGCATTTCACCAGCAACAGGCAAAGGTCTGGTTCCTCGACATCGACCGCTCCGCCGCCGAATCCCTCATCGCCCGCCTCAGCGACAAACCCAACACGCCAAAGTTTGTAGAGTGTGACCTCACCAACATCGCCGCACTCCAGCAGGCAGCCGCCGAGATCACGTCGCATCACAAATCAATCGATATCCTCATCAATAACGCCGGCAACGACACCCGCCACTCCGTCGAAGAAGTCACCCCAGACCTCTGGAACAAATACCTCGCCCTCAACCTGCACCACCAATTCTTCCTCACGCAAGCCTTGCTGCCAGCCATCCGCCAATCCGGCCACGGCTCCATCATCAACATGAGCTCCATCAGTTGGATCATCCCCGGAACCAATCTGGCCGCATACAACACCGCAAAGGCCGGAATCGTCGGCCTCACCCGCACCCTCGCTCACGAACTAGGCCCCGACGGAATCCGCGTCAACTGCGTCCTCCCCGGAGCAATCATGACGGAGCGGCAACGCCGCCTCTGGTTCACCGAAACCTACCAAACCGAAATCCTAAGCCGCCAGGCCCTCAAACGCATGATTCAACCCGAAGAAGTCTCTCGCCTTCTCCTCTTTCTGGCTGCAGACGACAGCTCCGCCATCACCAACCAGAGCTACATCATCGACGCCGGCTGGATCTGA
- a CDS encoding retropepsin-like aspartic protease, with protein MRYLLLALIFIATIRTVSGEEAHPAPSQSTNGEIGLALISDFKTGSILVEGKLEGHPAVMVLDTGAAQTMFDAKEFGLSPVDLEAARLNQRGVGLDANVVWRRVNFSIGDASWTQKEVAIANLEDLSKIYARKVDGIVGEDVLREFRSVTINYKWHCVMLTR; from the coding sequence GTGCGCTATTTATTGTTGGCATTAATATTCATCGCAACCATTCGGACTGTATCCGGCGAAGAAGCCCATCCAGCACCTTCACAATCCACCAACGGCGAGATAGGACTTGCCCTGATCTCAGACTTCAAAACCGGTTCCATTTTGGTTGAAGGAAAACTGGAAGGACATCCCGCCGTCATGGTTCTTGATACCGGGGCTGCACAAACAATGTTCGATGCTAAAGAATTTGGCCTTAGCCCCGTTGATCTTGAAGCCGCGCGCCTGAACCAGCGGGGTGTTGGGCTTGACGCCAATGTCGTTTGGAGAAGAGTCAATTTCAGCATCGGCGACGCAAGCTGGACTCAAAAAGAAGTTGCGATAGCGAATCTGGAAGACCTTTCCAAAATTTATGCAAGGAAAGTTGACGGGATTGTAGGAGAAGATGTTTTGCGAGAATTTAGATCCGTAACGATCAACTACAAATGGCACTGTGTCATGCTGACGCGGTAG
- a CDS encoding Orn/Lys/Arg decarboxylase N-terminal domain-containing protein, translating into MSEGRWVLLIASEVGGTDSVSDRAMQRLVDAIKDEGYEVVRTSTPEDGLSLVTSDPSYSAILLDWDLEGEGQFEEHAALKVLRAVRHRNKKIPIFLIADRTLVSELPLEVVKQVHEYIHLFGDTPAFIANRVDFAVERYHEQLLPPYFRELKKYTDQGAYSWDAPGHMGGVAYLKHPVGMEFQQFFGENLLRSDLGISTSQLGSWLDHLGPPGESERNAARIFGADWTFFVLGGSSTSNQIIGHGVIAQDDIVLADANCHKSICHSLTVTGARPVYMKPTRNGYGMIGLVPIKRFAPDFIRGLIDRSPLTKGIANQNPTYAVVTNSTYDGLCYDVNRVVEELSKSVPRVHFDEAWYAYAKFHKIYRGRFAMDVPDDMPERPTIFSVQSTHKMLAAFSMGSMVHIKLSPRAPLEFDQFNESFMMHGTTSPFYPLIASLDVAAAMMDEPAGPALMDETIQDAISFRKAMSSVAHRLRESGDGEGWFFRLFQPEQVNDPNDGSTHLFEEADDELLANTSSCWALKPGEDWHGFQDEDIADDYCMLDPTKVTILMPGVNAQGKVADWGIPAAILTEFLDSRRVEIARTGDYTVLVLFSVGTSKGKWGSLLENLFEFKRLYDSEAPLEEALPELVAKYPARYRNVSLKELSDQMHAAMVELNLPTLVGEACDEDFDPVLTPAQTYQKLLRNETEKIRFTEMPGRIGAVMLVPYPPGIPMCMPGERLGAADSPVIRLILATEEFGKRFPGFEREVHGIEVDAEGNYWMRAVVETHDRKKNGNGKQRPPSAAPPVKRKKRTADHPGESNPGLD; encoded by the coding sequence ATGAGCGAAGGGCGTTGGGTTTTACTGATTGCAAGTGAAGTAGGTGGTACAGACTCGGTCTCCGACCGCGCCATGCAGCGCTTAGTCGATGCCATCAAGGACGAAGGCTACGAAGTCGTCCGCACCTCCACACCCGAAGACGGCCTCTCGCTCGTCACGTCCGACCCCTCCTACTCAGCAATCCTCCTCGACTGGGACCTAGAAGGCGAGGGCCAGTTCGAAGAGCACGCCGCGCTCAAAGTCCTCCGCGCCGTCCGCCATCGCAACAAGAAAATCCCCATCTTCCTCATCGCCGACCGCACTCTCGTCAGCGAGCTTCCCCTCGAAGTCGTCAAGCAGGTCCACGAGTACATCCACCTCTTCGGCGACACCCCCGCCTTCATCGCCAACCGCGTCGACTTCGCCGTCGAGCGCTACCACGAGCAGCTCCTCCCGCCCTACTTCCGCGAGCTCAAAAAATACACCGACCAGGGCGCATACTCCTGGGACGCCCCCGGCCACATGGGCGGCGTCGCCTACCTCAAGCATCCCGTCGGCATGGAGTTCCAGCAATTCTTCGGCGAAAACCTCCTCCGCTCCGACCTCGGCATCTCAACCTCGCAGCTCGGCTCCTGGCTCGACCACCTCGGGCCTCCAGGAGAATCCGAGCGCAACGCCGCCCGCATCTTCGGCGCCGACTGGACCTTCTTCGTCCTCGGCGGCTCCTCCACCTCGAACCAGATCATTGGCCACGGCGTCATCGCCCAGGATGACATCGTCCTCGCCGACGCCAACTGCCACAAGTCCATCTGCCACTCCCTCACCGTCACCGGCGCGCGGCCCGTCTACATGAAGCCAACGCGCAACGGCTACGGCATGATCGGCCTCGTGCCCATCAAGCGCTTCGCCCCCGACTTCATCCGCGGCCTCATCGACCGCAGCCCGCTCACCAAGGGCATCGCCAATCAAAACCCAACCTACGCCGTCGTCACCAACTCCACCTACGACGGCCTCTGCTACGACGTGAACCGCGTCGTCGAAGAGCTCTCCAAGTCCGTCCCGCGCGTGCACTTCGACGAAGCCTGGTACGCTTACGCGAAGTTCCACAAAATCTATCGCGGCCGCTTCGCCATGGACGTCCCCGACGACATGCCCGAGCGCCCCACCATCTTCTCCGTGCAGTCCACGCACAAGATGCTCGCGGCCTTCTCGATGGGTTCGATGGTCCACATCAAGCTCAGCCCGCGCGCGCCGCTCGAGTTCGACCAGTTCAACGAGTCGTTCATGATGCACGGCACCACCTCGCCGTTCTATCCGCTCATCGCCTCGCTCGACGTCGCAGCCGCCATGATGGACGAGCCCGCCGGCCCCGCTCTCATGGACGAGACCATCCAGGATGCGATCAGCTTCCGCAAGGCAATGTCCTCCGTCGCGCACCGCCTCCGTGAATCCGGCGACGGCGAAGGCTGGTTCTTCCGCCTCTTCCAGCCCGAGCAAGTCAACGATCCCAACGACGGCTCAACCCATCTCTTCGAAGAGGCCGACGACGAGCTGCTCGCCAACACCTCAAGCTGCTGGGCGCTCAAGCCCGGCGAGGACTGGCACGGCTTCCAGGACGAAGACATCGCCGACGACTACTGCATGTTGGACCCCACCAAGGTCACCATCCTCATGCCTGGCGTCAACGCGCAGGGCAAGGTCGCCGACTGGGGCATCCCCGCCGCCATCCTCACCGAGTTTCTCGACTCACGCCGTGTAGAAATCGCCCGCACCGGCGACTACACCGTGCTCGTCCTCTTCTCCGTCGGCACCTCCAAAGGCAAGTGGGGCAGCCTGCTCGAAAACCTCTTCGAGTTCAAGCGCCTCTACGACAGCGAAGCTCCGCTCGAAGAAGCGCTCCCCGAGCTCGTCGCAAAATATCCCGCGCGCTACCGCAACGTCTCGCTCAAAGAGCTCTCCGACCAGATGCACGCCGCCATGGTCGAACTCAATCTCCCCACGCTCGTCGGTGAAGCCTGCGACGAGGACTTCGACCCCGTCCTCACACCCGCGCAGACGTACCAAAAGCTCCTCCGCAACGAGACCGAAAAGATCCGCTTCACCGAGATGCCCGGCCGCATCGGCGCCGTCATGCTCGTTCCCTACCCTCCCGGCATTCCCATGTGCATGCCCGGCGAGCGGCTCGGCGCAGCCGACAGCCCCGTCATCCGCCTCATCCTCGCCACCGAAGAATTCGGCAAGCGCTTCCCCGGCTTCGAGCGCGAGGTCCACGGCATCGAGGTCGACGCCGAAGGCAACTACTGGATGCGCGCCGTAGTCGAAACCCACGACCGCAAGAAGAACGGCAATGGCAAACAGCGCCCACCCAGCGCCGCCCCACCCGTAAAACGCAAAAAGCGCACCGCAGACCACCCAGGCGAATCCAACCCCGGCCTCGATTAA
- a CDS encoding TIGR03435 family protein — MFQKMVFLALASVYASCALAQQPAPQSQLAQQSQLAQPRPAFKQFEVATIKPVDPGLKAPRFIVMQGVNRFVEKDYTVKLLIAAAYDLNPKAISGGPEWMDSDHYDILAKTPGEVRPSHDEQMEMLRSLLTDRFGLAFHREPRVFSIYELTVAKDGPKLKKSAEAPDSPPGLISVVYPQHITLPARNATMGDFVSLLQRAVLDRPVVDKTGLAGRFDFDLTWAPDETQFGGEVPVAPSDAQAPPLFRAVQDQLGLKLIATKGPVEAIVVDKVERPTAN; from the coding sequence ATGTTTCAGAAGATGGTGTTTCTGGCTTTGGCTAGTGTTTATGCTTCGTGCGCACTTGCCCAGCAGCCTGCTCCGCAATCACAACTGGCGCAGCAATCGCAATTGGCGCAGCCGCGGCCTGCGTTCAAGCAGTTTGAGGTGGCGACGATTAAGCCGGTGGATCCTGGGCTGAAAGCGCCGCGGTTTATTGTGATGCAGGGCGTCAACCGTTTTGTCGAAAAGGACTATACGGTGAAGCTGCTGATTGCTGCTGCTTATGATCTGAATCCCAAGGCGATCTCGGGTGGGCCGGAGTGGATGGATTCGGACCACTATGACATTCTGGCCAAAACACCGGGCGAGGTACGGCCTAGTCATGATGAGCAGATGGAGATGCTGCGCTCGCTGCTGACGGACAGATTTGGACTGGCGTTTCATCGCGAGCCGAGGGTCTTCTCTATTTATGAGCTGACGGTGGCGAAAGATGGACCGAAGCTGAAGAAGAGCGCGGAGGCTCCGGACTCGCCACCAGGGTTGATCAGCGTGGTGTATCCGCAGCACATTACGCTGCCGGCGCGGAATGCGACGATGGGTGACTTCGTTTCGTTGCTGCAGCGGGCGGTGCTCGATCGGCCGGTGGTGGATAAGACAGGACTGGCAGGGAGATTTGATTTCGATCTGACGTGGGCTCCTGATGAGACGCAGTTCGGCGGGGAGGTGCCGGTTGCGCCGTCGGATGCGCAGGCTCCGCCGCTATTTCGCGCGGTGCAGGACCAGCTTGGATTGAAGCTGATTGCGACGAAGGGGCCGGTGGAGGCGATTGTCGTCGATAAGGTGGAGCGGCCGACGGCCAACTGA
- a CDS encoding RNA polymerase sigma factor — MSSVAISNLVLQRSEFLRFVQRRVGSRDTAEDILQAAYVRAVEQATHIRNDESASAWFYRILRNAVIDHYRHRTAEDHALARWAQDLESSTAPDPKTSEIVCGCIAKIIPTLKPSYREILHEVELAGATLDTFAKSAGITPANAAVRVHRARQALKKQLMLVCGCCSTHGCINCTCASA; from the coding sequence ATGTCATCCGTAGCAATCTCCAACCTTGTCCTCCAGCGCAGCGAATTCCTGCGCTTCGTCCAGCGCCGCGTCGGCTCACGCGACACCGCCGAAGACATCCTTCAGGCCGCCTACGTCCGTGCCGTCGAACAGGCCACACACATCCGCAACGACGAGTCCGCCTCCGCCTGGTTCTACCGCATCCTGCGCAATGCCGTCATCGATCACTACCGCCATCGCACCGCCGAAGACCACGCACTCGCGCGCTGGGCGCAGGACCTCGAATCCAGCACCGCGCCAGATCCCAAAACGAGCGAGATCGTCTGCGGCTGCATCGCCAAAATCATCCCCACGCTCAAGCCCTCCTACCGCGAAATCCTCCACGAGGTAGAGCTCGCCGGAGCGACCCTCGACACCTTCGCCAAATCCGCCGGAATAACCCCAGCCAACGCCGCCGTCCGCGTCCACCGCGCCCGCCAGGCCCTCAAAAAACAACTGATGCTTGTCTGCGGCTGCTGCTCCACTCACGGCTGCATCAATTGCACCTGCGCGAGCGCCTGA
- a CDS encoding type II toxin-antitoxin system VapC family toxin, translating to MKLLLDTHLLLWAAERSRRLSRTALKLIEDPANELFFSAASLWEIAIKQGLGNRKDFHVDARLLRRGLLDNGYSELPILSEHAVAIDALPPLHKDPFDRILVAQATVAGITLLTTDSSVAKYPGPVRKV from the coding sequence ATGAAGCTCCTGCTCGACACCCATCTGCTGCTCTGGGCGGCGGAGCGGTCCCGCCGGTTGTCGCGGACCGCCCTCAAGCTGATCGAAGACCCTGCCAACGAGCTGTTTTTCAGCGCGGCAAGCCTCTGGGAGATAGCCATCAAGCAAGGGCTGGGCAACCGGAAAGACTTTCATGTCGATGCGCGTCTGCTCCGGCGCGGGCTGCTCGACAACGGCTACAGCGAACTCCCCATCCTCAGCGAACACGCCGTCGCAATCGACGCCCTGCCACCCCTCCATAAAGACCCTTTCGACCGCATCCTTGTGGCTCAGGCTACAGTTGCGGGCATCACCCTGCTTACGACCGATTCATCGGTTGCGAAGTATCCGGGTCCCGTACGGAAGGTGTAA
- a CDS encoding type II toxin-antitoxin system Phd/YefM family antitoxin, translating to MNIVNIHEAKTHLSSLVEQAANGETFIIAKAGKPLVKVTALDAPTGKQKRRTGFLSGQITVPDDFDRMHSKKIEKLFGSGQ from the coding sequence ATGAACATCGTCAACATCCACGAAGCCAAGACCCATCTATCCAGCCTGGTCGAGCAGGCGGCAAACGGCGAAACCTTCATCATCGCCAAGGCCGGCAAGCCGCTGGTAAAGGTCACGGCGCTTGACGCTCCCACCGGCAAACAAAAACGCCGCACTGGTTTTCTGTCTGGACAGATCACCGTACCCGACGACTTTGACCGTATGCACAGCAAGAAGATCGAAAAACTCTTCGGCAGCGGGCAATGA
- a CDS encoding HAD family hydrolase, which yields MSPHRHSARYPAHQTLLIDADDTLWENNIYFERAIASFISYLNHRVYTADQVREHLNHCERATISKRGYGLTSFRQSLVDCFEQLTGQPVPPDKHKRIISFAQSIADQEIELLPNVEPTLAELASRHKLILVTKGDHAEQTDKLRRSGLGPHFSAVEILPEKHHAAYRSLAKHHACEAETTWMIGNSPKSDINPAFAAGLNAIFIPHDFTWALERENIDHPPADRKLLELAHFADLTRYF from the coding sequence GTGAGCCCGCATCGCCATTCCGCCCGATACCCCGCCCATCAGACCCTGCTGATCGACGCCGACGACACCCTCTGGGAGAACAATATTTACTTCGAGCGCGCCATTGCCTCGTTCATCTCCTACCTGAACCACCGCGTCTACACCGCCGACCAGGTCCGCGAGCACCTCAACCACTGCGAACGCGCCACCATCTCCAAACGCGGCTACGGCCTCACCAGCTTCCGCCAGTCGCTCGTCGACTGCTTCGAACAGCTCACCGGCCAGCCCGTCCCGCCCGATAAACACAAGCGCATCATCAGTTTTGCCCAATCCATCGCCGACCAGGAGATCGAGCTGCTCCCCAACGTCGAGCCCACCCTCGCCGAGCTCGCCAGCCGTCACAAGCTCATCCTCGTCACCAAGGGCGACCACGCCGAGCAGACCGACAAGCTCCGCCGCTCCGGCCTCGGCCCACACTTCTCTGCCGTCGAAATCCTTCCCGAAAAGCACCACGCCGCCTACCGCAGCCTCGCCAAACACCACGCCTGCGAAGCCGAAACCACCTGGATGATCGGCAACAGCCCCAAGTCCGACATCAACCCAGCCTTCGCCGCCGGCCTCAACGCCATCTTCATCCCCCACGACTTCACCTGGGCGCTCGAACGCGAAAACATCGACCACCCGCCCGCCGACCGCAAGCTCCTCGAACTAGCCCACTTCGCCGACCTCACACGCTACTTTTAA
- a CDS encoding protein kinase domain-containing protein produces MVPEVGQRFGPYEILGRLGGGGMGHVFRAWDARLHREVAVKLLHDDYKMPAMRERFLLEARAASALNHPNICTIFDIGDQDGNPYLVMELLNGETLKSRIARGPLPVAEMIRYSMEIADALEAADARGVVHRDIKPANIFLVKMPSGRFQAKVLDFGLAKIGLSEGGGWGSRTLDLSLRGGTVGTLSYMSPEQGRGEPLDIRSDLFSLGIVMYEMASGQLPFKGTTSAQMFQQLFNRTPDPVRVWNSAVPRHLEKVIQKLLAKERRDRYQSAKELHEALGTITVRRSLGAWRDKLPQSPWPDRNRAAQGMSAASLPGVTSFERAHVSGDLSQSSESLPNGSPQMPRSPVADARPPRPEGRAPAQDRNGAAREPEWSAQSSAVAISDSSTGKFWAARAMADRAEQERAGIEPGSDSEVAPREDTRSKYASWTLPLVASVSTLPTELQLRLRERRVKRAIEFGVAFVVLLAGIYLLARGGHFRPIVLGPRDALLLTTIQNGTSDKALDDGTIMQGLEMELRQADTLKVYGGEAYHAGLRQIGAATDGTSHVPVDRVAQAVGAKDYLYGEITRFGKSYTISVEVLDTATNDKIVSLDETADGRDQIPAAIGRLAREVRAEVAEGGLARARQTVELTQEATGNVDALHEYALAGAAMQAGQVGDALASYQKAVALDPHFIEAQMKLAWIYRSQGAEVEAANAARLAQGAAGHASSRVKLLAQFCYLINVNSDYRQARQVIRQYVLHNPHDAGGLASLALVSRLEGFLPEALLAAQQSYGENPFKAEAYDEAEHALVGLDRYDEAFQLEEKSSHAGVASSYANALTVAYLGGKQDWVEQQAKIMQAGGASAQLLASPMMAYALYLDNTGQFTAGETAWRAAAASVASLRSAPASLLAQAALDRALTENCGRALALANEVSGMERGPAASFTAAMAAGLCGNKTYADKAIASLQQSFPQNVAVGQYYAPELAAAADIGINDPVSALQLLMGLGGYDQVSLAPYLRGMAHEAVGQAPVAVVDYQAVLNHRGSDYLLSSDLYPMAEIGVARSAWTNHDKAGSAAAYIKFLSLWPHADPKDPLVKEALVRTKTAGK; encoded by the coding sequence ATGGTTCCGGAGGTTGGCCAGAGGTTCGGGCCGTACGAAATCCTGGGCAGACTGGGCGGCGGAGGCATGGGTCATGTCTTCCGCGCGTGGGACGCACGTCTGCACCGTGAGGTCGCGGTCAAACTTCTGCATGATGACTACAAGATGCCTGCGATGCGTGAGCGCTTTCTGCTGGAGGCACGCGCGGCTTCGGCACTGAACCATCCGAACATCTGCACCATCTTTGATATTGGAGATCAGGACGGGAATCCGTACCTGGTGATGGAGTTGTTGAACGGCGAGACGCTGAAGAGCAGGATTGCGCGTGGGCCGTTGCCGGTGGCGGAGATGATTCGCTACTCGATGGAGATTGCAGATGCGCTTGAGGCGGCGGATGCGCGCGGTGTGGTCCATCGCGATATCAAGCCGGCGAATATCTTTCTGGTGAAGATGCCGAGTGGGCGGTTCCAGGCGAAGGTCTTGGATTTCGGGCTGGCAAAGATTGGGCTTTCGGAGGGCGGCGGGTGGGGATCGCGCACGCTTGATTTGTCGTTGCGCGGCGGCACAGTTGGGACGCTGTCGTATATGTCGCCGGAGCAGGGGCGAGGTGAGCCGCTTGATATTCGCTCGGACCTGTTCTCGCTCGGGATTGTGATGTACGAGATGGCGTCGGGGCAGTTGCCGTTCAAAGGGACGACGAGCGCGCAGATGTTTCAGCAGCTCTTCAACCGCACGCCGGACCCGGTGCGGGTGTGGAACAGTGCGGTGCCTCGGCATCTGGAGAAGGTGATTCAGAAGCTGCTGGCGAAGGAGCGGCGCGACCGGTACCAGTCGGCGAAAGAACTGCACGAGGCGCTGGGAACAATCACGGTGCGCAGGAGCCTGGGTGCGTGGCGCGACAAGCTGCCGCAATCTCCGTGGCCTGATCGGAATCGGGCGGCGCAGGGGATGTCCGCTGCATCTTTGCCGGGAGTGACGAGCTTCGAGCGCGCGCATGTAAGTGGCGATCTTTCGCAGAGTTCGGAATCGTTGCCGAATGGTTCGCCGCAGATGCCTCGCTCGCCAGTGGCTGATGCGCGGCCTCCGCGGCCTGAAGGCAGGGCTCCGGCGCAGGATCGCAACGGAGCAGCGAGAGAGCCTGAGTGGTCTGCACAATCGAGCGCGGTGGCGATCAGCGATTCATCGACAGGGAAGTTCTGGGCGGCGCGTGCCATGGCGGATCGCGCCGAGCAGGAGCGTGCGGGAATTGAGCCGGGCAGCGACTCTGAAGTTGCGCCACGCGAGGATACCCGCTCCAAGTATGCATCGTGGACGCTGCCGCTGGTGGCCAGTGTAAGCACATTGCCGACCGAGCTGCAGTTGCGTCTGCGTGAGCGGCGAGTGAAGCGGGCGATTGAATTTGGTGTGGCCTTTGTTGTGCTTCTTGCAGGTATCTATCTGTTGGCGCGTGGAGGACATTTCCGTCCCATCGTGCTGGGGCCGCGCGATGCTCTGCTTTTGACCACCATCCAGAACGGGACCAGCGATAAGGCGCTCGACGATGGCACGATCATGCAGGGACTTGAGATGGAGTTGCGACAGGCCGACACGTTGAAGGTCTACGGGGGCGAAGCGTATCACGCAGGACTTCGGCAGATTGGGGCAGCGACGGATGGCACATCGCATGTTCCGGTTGATCGGGTTGCGCAGGCTGTTGGGGCAAAGGACTATCTCTACGGGGAGATTACGCGCTTCGGCAAGTCGTACACGATCAGCGTTGAGGTGCTGGATACGGCGACGAATGACAAGATCGTCAGCCTGGATGAGACGGCGGATGGCAGAGATCAGATTCCAGCCGCGATTGGCAGGCTGGCGCGCGAGGTGCGCGCCGAGGTCGCAGAGGGAGGGCTTGCGCGGGCACGACAGACGGTCGAGTTGACGCAAGAGGCGACCGGCAATGTGGATGCACTGCATGAGTATGCGCTTGCAGGCGCAGCTATGCAGGCGGGCCAGGTTGGCGATGCGTTGGCTTCGTATCAAAAAGCTGTTGCGCTCGACCCGCACTTCATTGAAGCGCAGATGAAGCTGGCGTGGATTTATCGTTCGCAGGGCGCGGAGGTGGAAGCGGCGAATGCGGCGAGGCTCGCGCAGGGTGCGGCGGGACATGCGAGCAGCCGGGTGAAGCTGCTGGCGCAGTTCTGCTATCTGATCAATGTCAACTCGGACTATCGCCAGGCGCGGCAGGTGATTCGTCAGTACGTGTTGCACAATCCGCATGATGCGGGTGGGCTGGCTTCGCTGGCGCTGGTGTCGCGTCTGGAGGGCTTTTTGCCAGAGGCGCTGCTGGCGGCGCAACAGAGCTATGGCGAGAATCCCTTCAAGGCAGAGGCTTATGACGAAGCCGAGCATGCGCTGGTAGGGCTGGATCGCTACGATGAGGCGTTCCAGTTGGAGGAGAAGTCGAGCCATGCTGGAGTTGCTTCTTCTTACGCGAACGCTCTGACCGTGGCATATCTCGGTGGCAAGCAGGATTGGGTGGAGCAACAGGCGAAGATCATGCAGGCGGGTGGCGCTTCTGCGCAGTTGCTGGCTTCGCCGATGATGGCTTATGCGCTTTATCTGGACAACACGGGGCAGTTCACTGCCGGCGAGACTGCGTGGCGAGCGGCGGCGGCGAGCGTTGCTTCGCTGCGGTCTGCTCCGGCTTCGCTGCTGGCGCAGGCTGCGTTGGATCGTGCGCTGACGGAGAATTGTGGCCGCGCGCTGGCGCTGGCGAATGAGGTGAGTGGCATGGAGCGTGGCCCGGCTGCGAGCTTTACGGCGGCTATGGCTGCGGGGCTTTGCGGGAACAAGACGTATGCAGACAAGGCCATCGCCAGCTTGCAGCAGAGCTTTCCGCAGAACGTTGCGGTGGGGCAATACTATGCGCCGGAGCTTGCGGCGGCGGCGGACATTGGCATCAATGATCCTGTTTCGGCGTTGCAGCTGCTGATGGGGCTTGGAGGCTATGACCAGGTTTCGCTTGCGCCGTATCTGCGCGGCATGGCGCACGAGGCTGTGGGGCAGGCACCGGTTGCCGTGGTGGATTATCAGGCGGTGCTGAACCATCGCGGATCTGACTATCTGCTTTCAAGCGATTTGTACCCGATGGCTGAGATTGGCGTGGCGCGGTCGGCCTGGACGAATCACGATAAGGCTGGCAGTGCGGCTGCGTATATCAAGTTTCTTTCGCTGTGGCCTCATGCCGATCCGAAGGACCCGCTGGTGAAAGAGGCGCTTGTGCGCACGAAGACAGCCGGGAAATAG
- the moaA gene encoding GTP 3',8-cyclase MoaA → MSFKIISTSDETNSSPTLPIPPLAPGPVQDTRHRGLHDLRISVTDRCNFRCPYCMPRSVFDESYRFLPHEELLTFEEIVRVAKLFHTHGTEKIRLTGGEPLLRHGIETLVEMLATALPKADLTLTTNGSLLKAKARALKAAGLNRVTVSLDSLDDATFRAMNDANFPAARVLEAIDEAAAAGLAPVKINMVVKRGINDAHVIDMARHFKGSGHIVRFIEYMDVGATNGWRMDDVVPSAEIVRRIREVFPAEPANPNYTGEVAKRWRYLDGTGEFGVISSVTEAFCSSCTRARLSTDGTLYTCLFAQKGYALKPLLREGKSDEEISNAIASIWQHRADNYSEQRTADTARQRKVEMSYIGG, encoded by the coding sequence ATGAGCTTCAAGATCATCTCCACGTCAGATGAAACAAACAGCAGCCCAACGCTGCCCATCCCGCCGCTCGCGCCCGGCCCCGTCCAGGACACGCGCCACCGCGGCCTACACGACCTGCGCATCTCCGTCACCGACCGCTGCAACTTCCGCTGCCCCTACTGCATGCCCCGCAGCGTCTTCGACGAGAGCTACCGCTTCCTCCCGCACGAAGAACTGCTCACCTTCGAAGAGATCGTGCGCGTAGCAAAGCTATTCCACACCCACGGCACGGAAAAGATCCGCCTCACCGGCGGCGAACCGCTCCTGCGCCACGGCATCGAGACGCTGGTCGAGATGCTCGCCACCGCGCTCCCCAAAGCCGATCTCACCCTGACCACCAACGGCTCGCTGCTCAAAGCAAAAGCCCGCGCCCTCAAAGCCGCCGGCCTCAACCGCGTCACCGTCAGCCTCGATTCGCTCGACGACGCCACCTTCCGCGCCATGAACGACGCCAACTTCCCCGCCGCCCGCGTGCTCGAAGCCATCGACGAAGCCGCCGCCGCTGGCCTCGCTCCGGTCAAGATCAACATGGTCGTCAAACGCGGCATCAACGACGCTCACGTCATCGACATGGCCCGCCACTTCAAAGGCTCCGGCCACATCGTCCGCTTCATCGAATACATGGACGTCGGCGCGACCAACGGCTGGCGCATGGACGACGTCGTCCCCAGCGCCGAGATCGTCCGCCGCATCCGCGAAGTCTTCCCCGCCGAGCCCGCCAACCCCAACTACACCGGAGAAGTCGCCAAACGCTGGCGCTACCTCGACGGCACAGGTGAGTTCGGCGTCATCTCCAGCGTCACCGAAGCCTTCTGTTCCAGCTGCACCCGCGCGCGCCTCTCCACCGACGGCACACTCTACACCTGCCTCTTCGCGCAGAAGGGCTACGCACTCAAGCCGCTGCTCCGCGAAGGAAAAAGCGATGAAGAGATCAGCAACGCCATCGCCTCCATCTGGCAGCACCGCGCCGACAACTACTCCGAGCAGCGCACAGCCGATACCGCCCGGCAGCGCAAAGTTGAGATGAGCTACATCGGCGGCTAG